Sequence from the Eleutherodactylus coqui strain aEleCoq1 chromosome 13, aEleCoq1.hap1, whole genome shotgun sequence genome:
gCGTATGGAGTAACAAGAGGAGATATTGGAAAGGATTATCTGGAAGAAGAAAATAAGGCTGGGTTATATGGGGTAATAGGACATATAACGGGAGGTTATATGTAGTAATACAAGGAgatctgggttttttggggggtaatAGAAGAAGATACGGAAGTTATGTGGAGTAATAGATTGAGATTTAGGGGAATGTTATATGGAGAAACagggagaggttatatggagtatgAGATAGACCtataggggaggttataaggAGTAGTAAGAGGAGGTATAGGGGAGGTTGCATGGGGTAATAGGAGGGGATATAGTGGAAGGTTGTATAGAGTAATAGGATGATATAGATTGAGAGGTTATATAGAGTAATAAGATATATAGGGGagtttatatggagtaataggaagaGATATAGGGagggggttatatggagtaataggaggagatataggagaggGTATATAGAGTAATAGGAGAAGATATTGGAGAGGTAATATGCCGTCATAGAAGATATAGGAGGAAGTTATATGAAGTAATAGGATGATATATAGTGGAGGCTATATAGAGCAATAGGAGTAGCTATAAATGGAGATTAGTAATAAGAGCAGATATAGGAGGTTAAATGAAGTAATAGGAGGAGTTATAGGGAGGTTatgtggagtaataggaggagatataggggaggttatatggagaaaTAAGAGATATAagggggttatatggagtaataggaggagatatagggaggttatatggagcaATTGGAGGTGATATAgagggttatatggagtaataggaggagatatagggggttatatggagtaataggaggaggtATAagggggttatatggagtaatgggaggagatataggggaggtgaTATGGAGTAATGGGAGGAGATCTAGGGAGATATATAAAGTAATAGAAGGAAATATAAGGGGTTATAAGAATTAATAGGAAGAGATATAGGGGAAGGTTATATGGAATATAGGAGTACATGTAAACTGAAATTATCAGGATTATCTGGATTATAGGATGATATATAGGTATTGTTTATGTGGAATATAAGAATACTACACAACAATAAGAAGTTACAGCGGTATTAAAGGAGAGTATTTCCTGTTTGTATAACTTGTACTATTTCTGTTTGAAGCAATTTGTGTTAGTACATCCTAATTAGCACTTTGCTTGTGAAAGCACTTGGTGAATCCTTAGTGCTCCGACAGTGGGATCCTACAACATACAGTGATTGTATCACAGCATTAATAGAAAATGTTCATAAAATACAGTGAACATCATGTAAAGAACTGGTCCTGGGCAGCAGTGGAGTAATTGCTCATAGCAGTACTTGTGGTTAAATGTTTCATGGGATTTGAATGCATCAATCCGATTGCTTACTATGAACAGGGTTGGCTCCATCAGATATATTGTCAGTTCGTTCAACAAGTATCCACATTGTTTGGCACTTATACCTATAGTCCTCTAATCTGGCATCAATGGGATGAGGTTACTATAAATGTATGAAGCTAAACTTGATGGCTGCCACATAGTTCCAGTTAAATTATTAAAGTTTTTGATTCCATGTTAGAGGGTATCAAGTTATAGGACATTAAGTTAAAGCAATCTCCAGATGGAAACTATCAAAATAAATATCTGCCATATCTGAAGGCAACCTCCATGTAGATATTTTTTAGATCTATTTCTCAAGAAACAGAAGCTAGGTTTATGTAGGCTTGACTTGATCCTTTTTGTTGACCCTTGAGGTTACAGCTTTCCTTTGTTGTGGCTCTTATACTTTATGTGGCCTTATACATTTGCCAGTTAGATGTATGGCATATCTGAAACCCTATGGTTGATAAGTCACCAGTCTAATTTGGAAGGTCTTGGTCAACCATAGATAGACATAACATGAGTCTAGTGGTCTCCAACTTGTATTCGAGCAAGTTCAACGCTATTCGACCAGGTTCTGTAGTAACGTTCGGCCTGTTTCCTTCTTCTTCCAGATGCTAACCTCTTTGAAGCTGTGGCCAATGATGGTAGCTGTTGCAGTGTGTGTCTTAATATGTCTAGGGACAATAGTAGAGGGATATCCACCAAAGCCAGAATCTCCTGGAGAAGATGCTTCCCCTGAGGAAATGAATAAATATCTGACCGCTTTGAGGCATTATATCAATCTGGTGACAAGACAAAGGTGAGTGATATCCTCGAAAAGAAAAAATGGCTTCACTATTATCTATAATCATTTACATTTTGGACATTTCCTGATTTTAATGTGCCATGTTTGAAAATGAACCAATACCGTCTAAGTCTATTTGCATTTACACATCTGTCTCCTATAGGCATtggatggagcagcagtgtgcctttctgaccatcactccattcaaactACTGTGCTACAATGGGTCTTGGGATCCCTTTCCTAGTGATCACTGTAGTCCCAgtgacagggcccccaattagTTTTAGGCAAACTGAAACAGCAGAACCCTGTTCCGAGTAGAATTTTGCTAAGAGTTTGGTTCAGCGCAAACCCAAACCTTGGGCAGTTCGTCATGGCCAAGCTCACTAAAagttttcttcttcattttccttcttccttaaagaaggaaaaataatgaaaaagtagaaacaggaaggaaaaagaagaaaaaaggaaggagaagaagaaaaaacagaGAAGGGGAAAAATAGGGAGAAGGAATAGAAGAAGAGAAAGGAAAaacattttccttctttttccttcactttcctttttccccttgtttcccctccccccttctccTACTTTTAGTTTTTGTTctccattaactttgccttaaaaaagtATTTGGATGCACTGCTAAgagtgttatatagggcttttatgcTCTTAGAccattttatacaccagttttagggttttTTGGGAAGTGCCATagcagttcaaactaatttgaaccAAACCATTTGCCCAAATTTGGTGCATTGGTCTatccaaacttttgaaaaatttgctCATGACATTACCTTTTTTATCACCTAACTTGTGGATAGGTAATGAcaatttttcatgggacaacccctctaaaaagGTGGTCCACTTTGGACAGTTGCTTTTGTTTGGAAGTATCCAGGCATGTTAATCCAAATACTGGGTGGCCCCTACTCTGAGACCCCCAGACATTTGCTGTAATCTATGAAGGAATCTGTGAGCAAGAATTCAGTTCTTCTGCAGTGATCCCACAGGAGAATTTAGTAATTATACATGTTCTACTTAAATAGGATGAAAGTGCAATAGCAGAATGGGGAATGCTATGTCTTGGTTTTAGAAGATGAACCTGATGGGGCCACCAATGGGGATAGATCACAAAATTAACTCAGAATGCTTTAGAAGAGTGTTTATGAaagggttttctaaaccagaaagcccctttataaaaatatggctgctttcttcctaaAACAGCGCTacatctgtccacaggttgtatgtggtattgcaactctgcttcattaaagtgaatgagacaTAGCTTGTGGGCAGGTGAGGATCTATTCCTAAAAGCTGTTTTTTCTGgacttggacaacccttttaattaaagggaacctggtaTCATGGGGTGATGCTAGTAAGACCAGGACTGGGGACAGCATCATAGGTAGAATAGAGACAAGCAAGAGACTACCTAGGTGGAAGTATCTCAAAGCTCAGCATTCTTGTTATTGTAATTTTATTCACACCATGTAGAGCCGATCTGAAGATGATGTACTGGGGTTGTGACCCTCTGGATGTTCTCATTGTTATATTGTCCAATAAACCTTTATGCACATTTTCTTATGGGCAGATATGGAAAGAGGGACAGTCCAGCTGACAGTCTGCTTTCTGACCTGCTCTACGGAGACAACGGAAACCACAACAGCAGATCACGGTGAGTAAAGAAGACACTTACAGACAGTCAATCAGCGGTGCCCAATAGAGTAGCCTATACGGACCtcgtatataaataaaataaagcttgttatttgtatagcaccaacttattcaacagcactttcaggtaatttatttattaccccccagcaagctgggtacttgatctaccaaccttggaagaatggaaggctgagtcaggcTACCTGAACAATTTGGGGATTGAGCTTGCAAccctcaggtcgtgagcaagagcttagaattgcatttctgctgccttagcactcagtgccacacgaggctctatatATAGTTCCTATTTCAAACATAAGGCAGCACTATACAGCCACACGGAAGTTCAATATAAATAATGGATGgcattagtgatgagtgaacttttgtaaAGTTCAGTTTGGCTGCTTCGTTGAATTTCACtccaaactaattcagactgaattGGAACTTtagcaatacccctaaaactggtgtgtaatactaagagccataaaagctctaCAACACTCTTAGGTCACGCAGGAGTCTAAGGACTTTTTAGCggctttaaggcaaagttaaaggggttgtctcatgctgaaacaggttttttttttattcaataggccccccgttcggcacgagacaaacccaagggatgggttaaaaaaaaaaaaagtttattgcttacccgaatccccgcgatgcggcgacttctttcttcctttaccaagatggccgccggtatcttcacccacgatgcactgcgggtcttctcccatggtgcaccgtgggctctgtgcggtccattgccgattccagcctcctgattggctgaaatcggcacacgtgacggggcggagctacgaggaccagctctccggcacgagcggccccattcaccaaggagaagaccggactgcgcaagcgcgtctaaaaacgccagaagacagcgaatttagacggggacgctagcaatggagcaggtaagtgaataacttctgtatggctcatatttaatgcacgatgtatattacaaagtgcattaatatggccatacagaagtgctgaaccccacttgctttcacgagacaacccctttaatgaagaaaaagaaggaaaaatattcTTACCCTTTTTTCTTtatccttcttccttcttttttcttcctttcctcctcctttttctttttttctccttcacTTTCCATCTACTACTActatctcctcctccttttttcctactttttcctcttccttcttatttttccttctttttttcttcttctttttcctttttctcctcctttttACTTCTACGTGAGATTTGAGTTTGCACCAAACCGAACTTTTATTAAAGTTCGAACCGAAATGGGGTTTAACTGTtttagttcgctcaacactagatGACATGACCAACCATTCATTTGACTGGGCAACGTTTCATGTTATCCATAGGGAGCCAACAGTTCTACACACGGTTGTTCAAAGTAGACAATTCCTCAGACCTGCTGTATCAAGGTCCACATTCTAATTGCTGTCTTATAAGGATTTGTGGGGActtttatattgatgacctacccttaggataggttatcaatatcagatcggtggggatACAACTCCTGGCCCCCCGGACAATCAGGTATTTGAAGCAGCCATGATGCTCAGgaaagccctagggcctcttcattgtataccaggcacagtgatGCACATTTTGTAGCAGcactgcctggtattgcagcccaaCCCCATTCATGTGAATTGTATAGAACTTCCGTAAGGCAATGTGAGCGATGAATGCAATATCATATGCCGAAGAAGACTGCCATAGCCCCTTCAAATAGTTAATTAGTGAGGGTGCCGGGAGTTGgctccccactgatctgatattgatgacttaccctgtggataggccaccaatatttAAGTCCCAGAACACCCCTTTAGATAGCATCTTGGTACctctttttaaaatatttgaaaCCTTTTATCTCGGGCATCTTAAATCTTATAAGGTGTTTAAGATAAGGAAAATGTgtttgctttcttccaaaaaacagcgccacaccggACCATGGATAGTGTCTGCTATGCCAGATCAGCTCCATTGCAGTGAATaggactgaactgcaataccacacacaacctgtggacagatgaGGCACTGCatctgaaagaaagcagccaaccCCTATAAAGACTctgaatcatttttttttttaaactatggcTATCGTTCTGTTCTAAAACTACCGGATTTGGAAGTCATGACTGCCATCGGGTTGGAGGTCACTGTATTAGTACttatattggatcattttccctAACACGGAGCTCTCAGGGCTTGAGCAACAACTCAAAATTTATAAACTATGTTAGATACTTCTATCCTATTGATGGGCTTAGTCTTTCAAATATCCAGTTTTTTTAATCGTCTGATGACATAATCAGGGCAATGATCTAGttatataattaaaggggttgtccagtgatTAATTAGTGAGGGCTTATCGCCTGGGACCCTGCTGATAAGCTGTTTGCAAGCCATTACACTGCAGGAAGAAAACAGCTCCATTCCCTCTGCAGTGGccgggcttggtattacaggtaaggttttcattgaagagaatggcctgtaattccaagcctggccattgcataGGGAATGGAGCTGTAtgattcttgcagaaatcagcttagtgcacaagCGCACCATCGCACCGAACAGCTGATCAGGTACTTTCAATCTGCCTTTGATggactattctaaggataggctatcaaaaGTTAACAGTTGGAGGACCCCTTTAAAGCTAAAGGAAAGTATCAAGAGTAATATGAGAAATCACAAGGAATAcatgaaaggggttttctggggaaatgctattgatgacctatcctcaggataagtcaatgggagtgaagccgcttATTACACTTCTACCTCCGACCCCGGTGTCAGAGCTGAAATTGAAGCCCCATATGATGCTTCCACCTCTGACCCTGATGACAATGTCTGACCTCGCTGCTCCAACAGTGGGCCGGGTGATCAGTTGATCACTGGGGTTTCTGAGTGGCGGGTCAttggcaatcaactattgataacctatcttgaagataggtcatcaatagtattttcctggaaaacccctttaagagccctgtgtggtgcagagtgctaaggcagcagaaattctgaaggttgcaagttcaattcccggtagccggctcaagattgactcagccttccaatgtcagtaaaatgagtacccagcttggtggggaggtaataaataaattacctgaaagcgctgcggaataagttggcgctatacaaataacaagcttTATTAATATACTTTAGCTGCGTGTCAGCAGATCTCTAACCCTTTATTTCCTATCTTCTTAGGTATGACGATTCCTCCTACAACTGGTGACCCTCGGACCtctccgtctcccccccccccctttccctgggTGATTGCTTTCCCACCTTCCCTTCTTTTTAACGTATCAATTATTTTTATGccattttgcattttgactggtTCCTGTATCTCATCTCTCCGCCCAGCGGGGAGTGTGCAGAGTGGACGGTGCCACCCTCCTGCGGAGTGCGTGTTGTGTGTGTACACCATCCTACCAGAGCTGCTCTCTCCCATGACACGCAGTCTGTGATGTTTGACAGGGAATTCCACTGTGTCCAGAAATAAAAGCAAGTGTAACGGACCGAGTTATCGCTGTCTGATTGTTCCTTGGGTTTCAGTTATTCTGCACAAATTGGGACATTTACAGGGTCcccaaaatatatatttgttttatattTGCTGGCTAAAATCAAGGGTGGAGTAAGAGTCAGTTGGGATCCCAGACATTAAAGGTAATTTGCCATTTACTGACCCCTTATATGTGTACGCCCTGGGTGCGCGAGTTTTGTATGTAGCAGGACTGGGAGCCGAGCTGGCGCCATACTCGGCCCGTGTAAGCTGTCTTTGATAGCTGACGCCTGGCCACAACAGCTGCAATCCGTGTTCCTGGCGATCttgacttttaaccctttaaatgccccgattggcATCCATGGGTCCCAAACATACCTCCCTCCTTTGCAATCAGATcactggcgtagctataggggatgcagggaatgtggttgcacccgggaccAGGTGTCATGGTGTGAtgactgccatgtatttctgccttttaagatgggcctgtggcatggcttaatagaatgcctgcagaaatcaaTACACTGCAattctgaagtattgcagtataaaggataagcgatcaaatgatttgAATTTCAAgtccccttaggctgccttcgcACAGACGTGAAAATCGCGCAAAACGTGTACGTTGCAAGATGCATAAATATGaacccccattcttttgaatggtgtcatacaGATGAGCGATATTTTCCTGCATGACAGCATGATGCaaagctatgcaggaaaaaaaatcgcagcatcttcCATCCTTTTACGTGCCCTCGCATGgcagcgcccattgtttgcaatgaggCTGACGGCAGCAGCGCACCATATGCTAGGTGTGAGGTCAATGGGCGAAACTCCACAATCCTACGACcacgaagtgatgcaaggctgttttaatatgaaaacgcctcccatctacggggaattcacatggtggggagcgcgatatggggctgtgattcacggccccatgTTGCGCTCGTCAGTGTGAAGTTAACCTTAGTGGTTTAAAAGTAAACTACAAATGagtgaaaaaatgtttttcattattgtaaaaaataaaaaataataacagttaaaaaaaacaaaaactttttctgtatttatataaaaaatatatatacaaagtaaaacctatttggtatcaccacatccataaaagtcagaacatggtaaacatcatcagaaaaaaatacacaatttgcGCTCTTTTTTGCATCTGcgagaaaaaatatattaaaaagtgatcaaaaggctgtatgccccccccccccccaaatgataccaatagaaactacgggCTGATGTGaagaaaacgagccctcatacaacggTTGATGACAAAATGAAAAAGGCTGTGGCGGCCAAACGTTGGCAGCAGaagatatatttttatatatttttttaacctgtTCTATTTCTTAAAGGTggtaaagcaaaaagaaaaactaaatacatttggtattgtcCTAATTGTACCGatccacagaaaaaaaagtatcaCATCATTTTCTCTCCCAGAGGTGGCAAAATTAAATTGTTTTCTATTCCACTGTAGAAatgtttaaacgtttttcagtacatcatacggcacattaaatagtaccatggaaaaatacaacttgctcacaaaaacaagccctcataacgGTTATGATTAATTGAAAGTGGAGAGAAACCAAAAATGGGGGAGTGGGGGAGCTTACGTCCTTTAGTGGTTAAATAGGTGGTCTAGGGTTACAAAAAATGAATGCTTGTTTTTctggaaacagcgccactcttgtccatggccatgtctggtattgcagttcatttCTATTCAAGTGCATGGAACTTGACTGCAATGCCGGATACAGCCCACGAACAGGAGTGTTTCTGTAAAAAGAAATCAGATCCTTTTCGTAATCCTGGACAACTCCTTAAACGATCGCTTATACTCTTGTCTTGTAAGGGGCAGTAACCCCACTAAGTTTTCTAACTGTCTGTAGGGTTAAAGATGTTGTCCGCTGGGGTGGAATCCTTAGCTAGACCTGTCGTGTTGATACCTCCACTTCCTACCTAGTTCCAATAGCGGGTCACATCGTATGGACTCTGCGCTTGTCACGCcatcgcggggggcgggggggggctgGCTGTGCATctcattttaataactaagccagccccctttGCTATCATGGCCAATGCAGAGacagagaatggggataacttctCTGAAAGAGTATGTATCACATGATCTGGAGTCGGAAGTGGAGGTGCCAACACCACAGAACCGGGTAAGGATTCCTGcttgctggacaacccctttaactctacaaTGTTCAGAGCACACAGCTTAGAGGGGACAGTGGCCCTCAGTCACTGTCCTCATGCCTCAATGAACAATACGACCCCGTTGAATAATGCACCAGTTCTTCACAGACATAGCGGGCATGAGGACAGAATCACATTGGAAATTggactcataacataaatacagcacaaaccaacctccgtatatagatacaataccagaaacaagctcgtaacataaatacagccccaggaacaagtttataacataaacacagtaGCAAATCTAAGCAACTGTGTTTAGATTTGCTACTGTGGGggagagacagagccaggagaaaGTTTAATGTAGCTTCGCAAGATGCTATTGCATTGAGGAAGATCATCGAGCTGGGTGGGCCTAAGGGGGCTGATTGTCCCatcctacatctgcctggtggcCAGTGCTCTGTGCGACCACAGAGCTTGCAagtagctaaggccagccatggaCATGTATCAACATTTGATGCCAGTAGCACATATTTATCCAGTTCTCAGAAGCAGGGCTGTATATGTAGAGGTGGAGGTCTACCCCAGGCTTGGGGGTTTCCCCTAAGAAAGTTTGCATAGTAGCAGATTATCAGTAGTTTTGATTAGAgacgagtgagtagtgccttagctgagtatctccctgctcatctctaaagattcgggggccggcgcgggtgacaggtgagttgcggcggggagcggggggggggggggggagggagagagagatctcccctccgttcctccccaccggcccctgaatctttagagacgagcggggagatactcggctgaggcactactcgctcgagtaatgtgccttagcgagtatactcgctcatctctagttttgatacATTATGATTGGCACTGTATTACAGAACTGTGGGCACTCTATGTGCCACCATATGGTGCCTGCACCGTCTCGCTTAGAAACAACACTTTCATGCGAGACTGTCTCCATCACACGTATATGATGAAATACACTACAATATCTATCTGGAGGAATCTAATAAAATTCTAGCTACAGAATGCTTTGTCTCCCTCCAATAAATCAGTCATACAATATGGGCCTATAGCAGTTTATGGGCACCACATTAcaactttgtgccagacagatcaATAGTATGGCTGCTTTCATGAAACCTTAGTGACTTCTAACTCCTAGCACTCTGCCAATCAGCTCATTCAAGTAGCCTCATTCCGTTCATTgcttaccaggcacagtgccatacttTTGGTAGTGACcgggcctggtattgcagctcagtcctattcacttgcTATACCATATGGTGTGACTAACTTATAGCTAAAAATGTCTGGTGTAATCACTACTTCCAGGACTGAGGCAGATACTGGGTGACACAGAAGATACATCAGCGATACAGCTGAAGGAATTTTGACTTTTGAGCACAAACATCATTTAATGGGCTGGTCCCCTCCCCGTGAGATCATGTTGTGCAGTTTGGGTGCCATggctgtatttctgcctattaaaaaAGATACTGTGTTAACAGAATGCTGGAAGAAATAcaccataactagagatgagcgagcatactcgctaaggacaattactcgatcgagcattgcccttagcgagtacctgcccgctcggaagaaaaggttcggctgcgggcgacgggcagggagcggtgggggagagcggggaggaacggaggggagatctctctctccctctccccccccccgctcacccctgctaactcccgcaactcacctgtcacccgcgtcggcagccgaatcttttcttccgagcgggcaggtactcgctaaggacaatgctcgatcgagtaattgtccttagcaagtatgctcgctcatctctaactataacacaatactgaagtactgcagtatatgatataagtgatcaaacgattGCATGTTCAAGTCAAGGACTAAAAAAagtcaaattatgtaaaaaagaaaaagtttttcattaaaaaaaaggacattttaaagaaaaaacttCCTGCATTTATAATttgaaaaagaggaaaaaaaacgtaTTCagcatcgctgcatctgtaaaggtCTCATctctcaaagtaatgcattatttctctcgcacggtgaacgtcatcagaagaaaagaagaaaaaaacaaaacaatgtcagaattgcatttttttggtcaccccgtctccaagaaaaaatgtaataacgagtgatcaaaaagttgcatgtactccaaaatggtactaattagagatgTGCGAGAAATTcccaaaaatgctgcgtttttcacgcacgaaaatcggcaacgccagtgggtaggcgccctaaatgtggtattgcagtaatcatactggcccatagaataaagtcactGTTTCAATTTCACTGCATTgtgtacgccgtaaaaacaagactccACAACGATAGCGGAATTGGGGTATTTTCCATTTCACTGCAattagaaactttttaaaaattttcagtacattatatggtagattaaacAGCACTGCTGAGAAAtaacaactcatcccacaaaaaaacaagccctcagacagcaacgtcgatggattaATAAGCAAGATATGATTTTTTTGAGGGTAGGGAATTTttacacgcaatacgcagagtatataacacatttatttcaataggctgCACTCACATTTCTCTTTCTTTGCGcgtatggaaaaaaatgcagcatgccctatttttgtgcgcatttgggcACCAAAGGTGCCCACAGAGGGCTATGGGAGGCGTGCAAATGTGCAGTATACTGCTCTAATTCTGTGGAAAAAaagggtcaggaggggtgttgtgtctccttaaggagagcacccaaaacgtGTGTGAAGACACTTAGGGGGTGAGTGCgtcagggaatggtatagtctctccacaaggagagcacccagaaggggtgttggaacacctaaaaggtgagtaaggagacttatatggccacgctagctcctctgggtaatttatgcaaataaggaagatgaaaaaatacctctacagcgccatctattggatggcagcattccttcaaatcaaagtgactttataacaagtcttaaaatgattgggaatagaaaaccaagccagaaaaccatacacagacagctgtttcggggtgtttgcccctcatcagtgtgcagcaggcttctggcttagtctgtaaGAGGCCCGTGATGtggatcaagaggggtgttgtgtctctttaaggagagcctgctttttttgtgaaaaaaagaacacttctGCACCTCATTagcctaaatagccatttaaatcagagcgTGTTTGGCTGCTGCTTGCAAAGGAGCAGACcttacatgtgcaaaaagtacagttaaatgTGCCGATACGCGCACAAATCGCCCTCGCTCATAGTgaaaatacgttgcgctgaagcgtgcacatttgcacatacgCCTCTGTGAAGCTGCTCTGATTCTCTctgcctgcactgtggatgttactcAACGTGCTCAATAAAAGGCGCGACCGCTACAGCGGCTTGTGTGGTAGTAGCCACATAGTGATTGACTGTATCTAAGTCACAACTACAGACAACATTTTATTAGCAGTCAATGCAGAAGAGCCGATAAGGCCAAAGGGTtcaacttttctttttcttgcaacttAAACACAGCCCGTAAcgtagtatcatagtatgtaaggccgaaaacagACATGCCCATCCACTTCCTTCCCAACTcgaatctggcaatcggaataatccccggatcaccga
This genomic interval carries:
- the PYY gene encoding peptide YY — protein: MLTSLKLWPMMVAVAVCVLICLGTIVEGYPPKPESPGEDASPEEMNKYLTALRHYINLVTRQRYGKRDSPADSLLSDLLYGDNGNHNSRSRYDDSSYNW